In Mytilus edulis chromosome 3, xbMytEdul2.2, whole genome shotgun sequence, the genomic window GCGCAAACATTCACCCTGACATGAAACAAAAGTgtgacatcacaacatagaaagacactataaaatatcaattgaaatggcttatcTCAATCAAAACACATATTGGCAACAACAAGTGAACATAGTAGATCTGTACCTAATGTCCTTTTGTTGTTGGGGATATATACCACCCGGCCATGTCCAATCTGTGTAGTATtcctatttgtatccatctgatgagttaggcctttttcaactgattttttatagttcgttcttattttgtactgttacaccattgccccaggttaggggagggttaggatcccgctagcatgtttaacaccgccacattgaTTCGATTTGGTTACATTTTACAAGAACTACGGTCATAggaaagaagggcgaaagatactacAGGGACAGTccaattcataaatcgaaaaaaaaactgacaaaaccatggctaaaaaagcaaaagaaaaacagacaaataatagtacataagagacaacagaaaactaaagactaagcaacaggaaccccaccaaaaacttggggtgatctcaggtgctctggaagggtaagcagatcctgatacGGACTGTTGAACATGACATTTTTGTCTCTGCAGTTAAAACTCACTATATTAATGGGGTAAAGCAATTGTTATTCTTTCAATATATACTGTACAAAAGCAACATTATCCTCATGGCTAACATACCATAAATACCTTTTATTAATAAACTGTATTGTTCTTTTTATTATGCGGGAACAACACAATCAATTCGATATACACCAATGCTAAATCTTGCATGGGTGGACGGATTAACAAATAGAGAAAACCGATATATCAGGAAAAGACCCATTAATCTTCTTACTCTTTCGAAACACCTGAATTCATTCCCGTTTTATGTGGGATTCGTCTTGCTCGATCTTATTTGTTTCTTTgtgattttttgttattgttgtttttctttctctatttttgtaattatttttcatatgattttttttttcttttttttctgttttctgaaTTCTTACATATGATATCGGTTTCCCCTTGAGTACATTCTTTCTATATTTGATATGATTGATTGTAAACACGCTCTTCCTAGCCTCAAACAAATTCAAACCTCAAATATTGTTGCGTATACGACTaagataaaaatcaaattgtttgacttgaaatttattttacaatgaaCTGTactacttttttttctattttgcaaGCTTTGTGTCTATTGCATTATGAGTAAGATCTCATCATATCAGCAGACGTTGAGGAGTTCAAAGTTCAAGTCACTTCATTAGAATGGAGACTCTTCAAAGTACCAATTCCAAGTCTGATTTTATTTCACTCTTTTCATCTTGTATGCCATTGATTTACCCTTTGAATGTATAGTCTGCAAAATATGTTATGAATCTTTTACACAAAGCTTAcaaaagatataaatgaatttcaaactgaaaattagaaaaaaagcaaacaaaaagatagaaacaaaacaaaataaataaagcaaaactaaacaaaatgaaaacccttatatttaaataaattgtttagCTTTAAGATATCAATTTCGAACGGTTTTATTTCTATCTTCTTTgcaatttattttctttgttttttgtgattggatttttttATGGATACGACCAATCGTTTAGTCACGTGATTTGATATCGAAAAAGCATTCATTGGTAATGACCGATTTCAGCAAAAAGTCGACGGCTAAATTGTATCGCATACAATTAGAATAAAACCATTGCAGTTTGTAAAGGTTCGAACACCAATTCTTTAAACTAATAtgtaaattaaattacaaaaacattgtagcccgttagtttcctcgtttgaaaattgttttacatttgctatttcggggctttttaaaactgactatgcgatatggactttgtttattgttgatggctgtacggtgacctatagctgtgtcattttgtctcttgtggagcaattggcaatcataccacatcttctttttttttttattgtattgtttatttacgTACTACAGTCATACTATCACCCGATATTTGACGAACTATTTTATAACTTCTCCATTCACCATCTTCCATATTACTTTGTTCAGATTCTTGAACCTCGTTGTCGTTTTTAACCTCTAATACAACCTATTAAAACACATAATAACGCGGCAAAATTACAATTGTGTTTATAAGGTaattattttgtcattacaaTACCAAAAATTacagaagaaaaattaaaaacgaaaggAAGGAAAATCATCTGTATTGAACGAGCCCAGCGTAGGTTTCAAAGTTGATTGTGTCTGTTCATTGTAATTGTGGATGTCAAAATGGCCATACTATGCGGTATGGAGTTTAaacattgttgaaggttgtacgatGGCCTATGTCAATTTGTTTCTGGGTAATTTGGTCTCATTGTGGAGAGTTGccttattagcaatcataccagatctttcAATTTTCATACCTAACCAATTTTATCGTCAATCAACGTCGGAAAGAATAAGTTCAAAACATTTAGTTGATAAATAGTAATGAATTTTTACACATGGGTCACCacctttttcaaaataactttaaaataaaaacacgtcAATTTTCCAACTAAAAAGTTTGTTATCGAAAGGCAAGAGAAACAATTATTTCCATTTCACCGTCAAAATTTCTAGTTGTGGTATACGCAAAGGAAAAGGTTTAGTCATTGAAACTAATGAAATCAGTAACTATTGTGATTTTCTTAACTCGAAAACAAAACTAGATAATTCTAAAGAATGCCAGCAAAAAAGACAGAAAATTGGTGCAGATATTAATTCATAAAAGTTAAACCAAGCACGTTTCCATAGTACACGGAAGTccaccatcattttctatgttcattagACCGTGAAATTTgagtcaaaactataatttggcattaaaattagaaagatcaaatcatagGCAACacgtgtacaaagtttcaagttgattgaactttaaaatgatcataaactacattgaccaaaaacttgaccTGGCAGACGGACGAaaggacgaacgaacagacgaacgcaCTGACCGAAAATCATTATTCTCTAAGtgggacataaaaaaaaaaatacattataattcATCTAATCATCAGTGCTAATGGAATTGAACACATTCAACGTTATTTTCTAATTCTTTGGGGTTTCTATAgcaaatcttttttaattttttaatttgtcataTCTACATTCACCCATGGGTGAGGAGGGTcgggaaataaaataaaattcacaaCAAATATGCCAAAAGACTAAAACTGAATGATTGCTGTTTCTGTATGTACCTTGATATCGGAGCCGTCCAGGTTTTTATCAGCGAACTCCTTTCCTACTTCAATAACATGTGTCTTTTCTCCTTCTAAGGAAGAATTGGAGTGGGTAACAGTCCAAACATTTCCTTTGACGTCAAATTTGCTTGTAGTGGAGGCGTTTCTATAACTGTCTTTTGCCTCTGTCAAtcctttaaacataaaaaaaatgctatCTAAAGGGATGGGTTTGTGGTAGATATTAGTTTTGTGAGATAACAGTTTAAATTAGAAATAAGCTTTTGAAATTGAGACATTGGTTGTTGAAATTTTGGGAAATAAGGCTTTTTCCAGTAGATGACGTTAGAAAATCTACAAatagctaaaaataaaattttagagttatatttattttctcttgACTAACATAAAATGTGTGCAAACATTCATTATCTTTGTTGACATGTCATCACTTATAAGCATTTTGCATGTTTCTATCAAAGACTGGTTGTTAAATCATAAACATTGAAAACTGTATCGGTGATTCCTCCTCCAACGCCACCTCACCCTGTTTCTCCTCCAAGAAGACTATCCACTGCCCAGTACTTCCTGATTGCAAGATTTTACTGCACCCATTAAGCATGATTTTATCTGAACCCACAGTTTCTGGAAACAACGGACCAGTTAATTATAACAACAACCTGGGCGGATAATCAGgtgttacatgtatattcagcggtacatgtatctgttgtacaatttaaaaaaatacttccaTCATTGACCATGGTTTAACAAACTCTAAATGTTTAgtacttttaaaaattaaacgGGACAATAGACTTATTTTATATGTCCCAAatcctaaaattaaaataaatgaataaacaccAACCCCCTTAAAAATcccaagaaaaagaaaaaaaaaagaaaaaagaaaaaatcaaccAATGTGGTGATGTCAACGAGGGAAATGTTTACTATACCGTGTTACCTGctaaatttaaataacattttatcTACCGATTGAAATAGATTTAATTCATTCAAAGACGTGTGATTTAAGTTTGAACACCTGTATAAATGTCATAGACTAAGACTATAACAGTATATGGTCAGTACTAAACGACCACACTATCACAAAGAAAGTACTAAGTCTTTAAAGAATACACGTGTAAGCTAGACTATCAGTATGACTTCGCCCGTAATAGAACCTTCCATAACATTTTTAACTACCTGATTTTACTTAGGCGCCCTCTAAACGGTATTTTTTTCATGAGATAAAAATggtaataaataataataaaattataattattatgttaatatataaaagaaaggCCTACCCATGAGATCCATGAATTCATCGTATCTCTCCCATCCATCTTTGCTTCCATCGTGAAACCACGTTCCATTAAAGTTAGCCATATTTGATTTCtcaagtttttagaattttattgatttaatattatacatgtacactCACAATGCCGTTTTAAATACAATATCGACCCTATTTTTGAACCTGGATTTATAATTGAACATTTTATACAATGTATCTTTAAAGGGCTTGTTTCTATATACATAATGATTTGATATTGTATAGGAAACGTAGCTCATAATTGACTAATGAATGTGTCCAGAATCCGAAAGGCCATTTTCACAATAACTAAAGTTTATTGACTTAATGACTAGTCTTACATATCCTTAAATATGCATGTTTATAAATATTGTCTCTTGAATTAAGTTATTTGCattcattttatatgtttgcCATATAGTCTTAAATATCAATACTCAGTATATTAACCTTATTATGGAAAATGACTACCTACATGCATAATTtctcaaagaaaacaaaaaacgaTTCACGAAATATCTTTTTATACGCCATGGGTTTTGCACATTGTTTGAAGGCCTTATGAAGACATATACTTGTTCATATACGTGCTAATGTGTCTTTGGTGGAACAGTAACATAACAAACgctcaatataaaaaagaagatgtggtatgcttaccaatgagacaactatccacaaagaccaaaatgacacagacattaacaactaaaggtcaccgtacggccttcaacaatgagcaaagcccataccgttaACTATACTTTTACGCGAtgcatattaatttaaaaaatatatatacgaaTGGAGCATTGAGACGAGGAATGTACCGAAGAGATTGACCACAGAgcaaaaaacaccaaaatttgTAAGACAAATAATGTCTAAACGTTTACTTAGATATCCGTCAGCATTAAGTAAACGCACGAGTCAGTGgactttggtggatatttgtcttgtaatacaccttatcgctctTCCCGGCTGACCCAAGAATCTGTCCCGCTTGAACTATAATTAACACCATACAACAATCAATTtttcattgtggcgtcagatattttgtattatgacgtcaaaatttacggaaACCTTGTGTGATGTCAAGTAATGGCGgccaaatagcaataaggtgtaacactgtattggcattcataccaaatcttttattttttaaagctatttatatcttttttgatATATCTGTGCCTATTTTATATATGTGCATGTGTTTTATAGCACAAATTAACCATTCAGTTACATACGCAAAATtctttatttccttttttatggGGAAGGGAGAGGGGTCAAATTTGAAGAATCATATGCTGTCCATGAACAAGTCTATGTTACTGTTTTATCTTAATAAACATATGTGTCTCTCTGTAGGTGGCATGTTGCATCCAAAATCTGTTCCTTTTGAAGTCACACTTTTCGTGACCTTCTTATTGGCCTATTCTGCGTCCCCTGTCGGACCatgaaatatttgattaaaagattgatgtttgctttatatttagttatttttacattagatgtatgtttcattataatacattattctgattggctaactgcacatcacatgttattctgTAAGCAATTGCATcagacaataaaacttatcattcatgatgacacgaggtcccacaataaagtgcacaggtgaattaaataaaacttggtaaaaatcgtgttttcatgatcctagctaaaaaatgtaattataagtattgaatgcttctttttgtaactttatagggttgtaaaagcgttgaccgtgcgtacatttttagaatgaagcgcttccgcgcttcatacaaaatgtacttaggtcaacgcttttacaccccaataaatttacaaaaagaagcattcaattcttaaacaaATATCTCATGCATGTTCTAGACGATTAAGTATTTGAAACAGGTTATTCGGCATATCTGGCAATCAATCAACAAGTCGGATAATTCTTTATCTTAATTTGCTCAATGATTTTATGTGATTTACTAAAGACAAAAAAGTTCACTGCAGTGACGTTAATTCCGGTGACGCACGTGACCATATTAGGCATGTTCAGCAGAATTCGTTTGTGAAGTTTTGTTTAATGCAGTAACGATCGGAATCTGACATGTTAACTTCTAAGTCAAGTACAGAAGCTTATAAACTCGACAATCAGTCAAACGCAGGAATTAGAGAAAGTTCGGATAACCGACAACTTTTAGCTTGCTTCGGAAGTTGCATAGATGTATCACTAAAACTAATTGGATCTTAGTATGGTCACATGATAacttttaaacatgataaaactataAATGTCAATTTGCAACTATCATCGCATGGTCATTAACACCTTTAAATCGAATCCCAAGATACTCACAAACAAACTCGTAATTAATATAGATTCACTCGATTACCATG contains:
- the LOC139516386 gene encoding fatty acid-binding protein-like, translating into MANFNGTWFHDGSKDGWERYDEFMDLMGLTEAKDSYRNASTTSKFDVKGNVWTVTHSNSSLEGEKTHVIEVGKEFADKNLDGSDIKVVLEVKNDNEVQESEQSNMEDGEWRSYKIVRQISGDSMTVTIHSKGKSMAYKMKRVK